From Carassius auratus strain Wakin chromosome 22, ASM336829v1, whole genome shotgun sequence, a single genomic window includes:
- the LOC113040785 gene encoding SWI/SNF-related matrix-associated actin-dependent regulator of chromatin subfamily D member 1-like, which yields MGQMFREYIVKRINIQRRRIVSHVDVNLCFWIISASSPQIAVHRIFSLITWRAEFVALHHSKLQKRKLRIFISNTFNPAKPDAEDGEGTVASWELRVEGRLLEDTAVSKYEATKQKRKFSSFFKSLVIELDKDLYGPDNHLVEWHRTATTQETDGFQVKRPGDVGVRCTVLLMLDYQPPQFKLDPRLARLLGIHTQTRPVIIQALWQYVKTHKLQDPHEREFINCDKYLQQIFETQRMKFSEIPQRLHALLMPPEPIIINHVISVDPNDQKKTACYDIDVEVDDTLKTQMNSFLLSTASQQEIAGLDNKIHETIETINHLKTQREFMLSFARDPQGFINDWLQSQCRDLKTMTDVVGNPEEERRAEFYYQPWAQEAVCRYFYSKVQQRRQELEQALGIRNT from the exons ATGGGACAGATGTTTCGGGAATACATCG TCAAGAGGATTAATATCCAGAGGAGGAGGATCGTCTCTCATGTAGATGTCAACCTCTGCTTCTGGATAATCAGTGCGTCATCTCCTCAGATCGCCGTGCATCGCATCTTCTCCCTGATAACATGGAGGGCAGAGTTTGTTGCCCTTCATCACTCGAAGCTT CAAAAACGAAAACTACGGATATTTATCTCCAACACCTTCAACCCTGCCAAACCGGATGCAGAGGACGGCGAAGGAACCGTTGCATCTTGGGAGCTGCGTGTGGAGGGACGACTTCTTGAAGAC actgCTGTGTCCAAGTATGAAGCCACCAAGCAGAAGAGgaagttttcttcttttttcaagtCTTTAGTGATCGAGTTGGACAAAGACTTATATGGACCTGACAATCATTTGGTGGAG TGGCACCGAACAGCCACGACTCAAGAGACCGATGGATTTCAGGTGAAGAGGCCTGGAGATGTTGGCGTCCGCTGTACTGTACTCCTCATGCTGGATTACCAG CCTCCTCAGTTTAAGTTGGACCCCAGACTTGCCCGGTTGTTGGGGATCCACACTCAAACGCGGCCCGTGATCATCCAGGCTCTGTGGCAGTACGTCAAGACCCACAAACTCCAGGACCCTCATGAACGAGAGTTCATTAACTGTGATAAATACCTCCAACAG ATTTTTGAAACCCAGAGGATGAAGTTTTCTGAGATTCCTCAACGGCTGCATGCACTACTGATGCCCCCCGAGCCAATCATCATCAACCATGTCATAAG CGTGGACCCCAATGACCAGAAGAAGACGGCGTGCTATGATATAGACGTGGAGGTAGATGACACCCTGAAGACTCAGATGAACTCTTTCCTGCTTTCCACAGCCAGTCAGCAAGAGATTGCAGGCCTCGACAACAAG ATTCATGAGACCATCGAAACCATTAACCACCTGAAGACTCAAAGGGAGTTCATGTTGAGCTTCGCAAGAGACCCGCAGGGCTTCATCAACGACTGGCTCCAGTCACAATGCCGAGACTTGAAG ACCATGACAGATGTGGTTGGAAACccggaggaggagaggagagccGAGTTCTACTACCAGCCCTGGGCTCAGGAAGCTGTGTGCCGATATTTCTATTCAAAG GTTCAGCAAAGGAGACAGGAGCTGGAACAGGCTCTTGGCATTCGAAACACATAA
- the LOC113039520 gene encoding glycerol-3-phosphate dehydrogenase [NAD(+)], cytoplasmic-like isoform X1, producing the protein MTAKQVCIIGSGNWGSAIAKIVGANAAKHSTFENTVNMWVFEEMVNGRKLSEIINTEHENVKYLPGHKLPPNVVAVPDLLDAIKGADILIFVIPHQFVSRACDIIKGHIKTDALGLSLIKGVNKGPDGVKLITDVIREKLGITMTVLMGANLANEVADEKFCETTIGCKSKAHGTMLKELVQTQNFRVTVVEEADVVEICGALKNIVAVGTGFCDGLDFGNNTKAAVIRLGLMEMIAFTQIFCTTGPVSTTTFLESCGVADLIATCYSGRNRKIGEAFARTGKSIEELEKELLNGQKLQGPATAAEVHQLLEDKNQLENFPLFNAVYQICYHGHPVNEFTACLQNHPEHM; encoded by the exons ATGACGGCTAAGCAAGTCTGCATCATCGGCTCTGGCAACTG GGGTTCTGCTATTGCCAAGATAGTGGGCGCCAATGCAGCAAAACACAGCACGTTTGAAAACACTGTGAACATGTGGGTGTTTGAGGAGATGGTCAACGGACgtaaactcagtgaaatcatcaACACCGAACACGAGAATGTAAAATACTTGCCTGGACACAAGCTGCCGCCCAATGTG GTGGCAGTTCCGGATCTGTTGGATGCAATAAAGGGTGCAGATATACTCATTTTCGTTATCCCTCACCAATTTGTGTCCCGAGCCTGTGACATCATTAAGGGGCACATCAAAACGGACGCTTTGGGATTGTCTCTCATTAAG GGTGTGAATAAGGGTCCTGATGGAGTGAAACTGATCACTGATGTCATTAGGGAAAAACTCGGCATCACCATGACCGTGCTGATGGGAGCCAATCTGGCCAATGAGGTCGCTGATGAGAAATTCTGTGAAACTACAATTG GGTGTAAAAGCAAAGCTCACGGAACCATGTTAAAGGAACTGGTGCAAACCCAAAACTTCCGTGTGACCGTTGTGGAAGAGGCTGACGTTGTGGAGATCTGTGGGGCGTTAAAG aatATTGTCGCAGTGGGCACTGGTTTCTGTGACGGTCTGGACTTTGGTAACAACACCAAGGCTGCCGTGATCCGTCTGGGTTTGATGGAGATGATTGCCTTCACTCAGATATTCTGCACGACCGGTCCGGTTTCTACCACCACGTTTCTGGAGAGCTGCGGCGTCGCCGACCTCATCGCCACCTGCTATAGTGGACGCAACCGCAAAATCGGAGAAGCGTTCGCTAGAACGGGGAAG TCTATCGAGGAGCTTGAGAAGGAACTGCTGAACGGCCAGAAACTTCAAGGTCCGGCAACTGCAGCAGAAGTCCATCAGCTCCTCGAAGATAAAAACCAGCTGGAAAA CTTCCCCCTGTTTAATGCAGTTTATCAGATCTGTTACCATGGTCATCCGGTCAACGAGTTCACCGCCTGCCTACAGAACCATCCAGAACACATGTAA
- the LOC113039520 gene encoding glycerol-3-phosphate dehydrogenase [NAD(+)], cytoplasmic-like isoform X2, with translation MWVFEEMVNGRKLSEIINTEHENVKYLPGHKLPPNVVAVPDLLDAIKGADILIFVIPHQFVSRACDIIKGHIKTDALGLSLIKGVNKGPDGVKLITDVIREKLGITMTVLMGANLANEVADEKFCETTIGCKSKAHGTMLKELVQTQNFRVTVVEEADVVEICGALKNIVAVGTGFCDGLDFGNNTKAAVIRLGLMEMIAFTQIFCTTGPVSTTTFLESCGVADLIATCYSGRNRKIGEAFARTGKSIEELEKELLNGQKLQGPATAAEVHQLLEDKNQLENFPLFNAVYQICYHGHPVNEFTACLQNHPEHM, from the exons ATGTGGGTGTTTGAGGAGATGGTCAACGGACgtaaactcagtgaaatcatcaACACCGAACACGAGAATGTAAAATACTTGCCTGGACACAAGCTGCCGCCCAATGTG GTGGCAGTTCCGGATCTGTTGGATGCAATAAAGGGTGCAGATATACTCATTTTCGTTATCCCTCACCAATTTGTGTCCCGAGCCTGTGACATCATTAAGGGGCACATCAAAACGGACGCTTTGGGATTGTCTCTCATTAAG GGTGTGAATAAGGGTCCTGATGGAGTGAAACTGATCACTGATGTCATTAGGGAAAAACTCGGCATCACCATGACCGTGCTGATGGGAGCCAATCTGGCCAATGAGGTCGCTGATGAGAAATTCTGTGAAACTACAATTG GGTGTAAAAGCAAAGCTCACGGAACCATGTTAAAGGAACTGGTGCAAACCCAAAACTTCCGTGTGACCGTTGTGGAAGAGGCTGACGTTGTGGAGATCTGTGGGGCGTTAAAG aatATTGTCGCAGTGGGCACTGGTTTCTGTGACGGTCTGGACTTTGGTAACAACACCAAGGCTGCCGTGATCCGTCTGGGTTTGATGGAGATGATTGCCTTCACTCAGATATTCTGCACGACCGGTCCGGTTTCTACCACCACGTTTCTGGAGAGCTGCGGCGTCGCCGACCTCATCGCCACCTGCTATAGTGGACGCAACCGCAAAATCGGAGAAGCGTTCGCTAGAACGGGGAAG TCTATCGAGGAGCTTGAGAAGGAACTGCTGAACGGCCAGAAACTTCAAGGTCCGGCAACTGCAGCAGAAGTCCATCAGCTCCTCGAAGATAAAAACCAGCTGGAAAA CTTCCCCCTGTTTAATGCAGTTTATCAGATCTGTTACCATGGTCATCCGGTCAACGAGTTCACCGCCTGCCTACAGAACCATCCAGAACACATGTAA
- the LOC113039522 gene encoding globoside alpha-1,3-N-acetylgalactosaminyltransferase 1-like has product MLLRQNFIIILVFFGMVLSGIIYLNHNQCRCNQKMKEQGIINGGTDEIIHPRKSRCNQQITEQGITNLEWKQNTFGLRSSPGLLYNQQSALVGSRTDVASVTSWSAPIIWEGTFDSTLIDSIYKQQNLTIATTAFALGKYVRFVKDFLESAEQHYFVGFRVHYYLFTDQPELVPEVKMGENRSLTVLKVQSLSRWQDISMSRMEKLEKLIESELASEANYIFCLDIDTKFYGRWGVESLGRLVGVIHPWLYDTSRDKFTYERSPKSQAYIPAGEGDYYYAGAAFGGSLEDVYHLTKTCREKMSIDAASSIEAVWQEESHLNKYFLLNKPSKLLSPEYMWRDINASAAQIKIVRFTNVPKNYAEVRPNP; this is encoded by the exons ATGCTGCTCCGTCAGAATTTTATCATCATTCTTGTGTTCTTTGGGATGGTATTGAGTGG GATCATTTACCTGAACCACAACCAGTGCAG ATGCAATCAGAAGATGAAAGAACAAGGCATCATCAA TGGTGGCACCGACGAAATCATCCACCCAAGGAAGTCAAGATGCAATCAGCAGATAACAGAACAAGGCATCACCAA CCTAGAATGGAAGCAAAATACCTTTGGATTGCGCTCATCACCAGG GTTGTTGTACAACCAGCAGAGTGCATTGGTAGG aagtcggACAGATGTTGCTTCTGTGACTTCATGGTCAGCTCCAATCATTTGGGAGGGAACATTTGACTCCACACTGATCGACTCGATCTACAAACAACAGAATCTCACCATCGCAACCACTGCCTTCGCTTTGGGAAA ATACGTACGTTTTGTCAAAGATTTTCTGGAGTCAGCAGAGCAGCATTACTTTGTTGGATTTCGAGTGCATTACTACTTGTTTACAGATCAACCAGAATTAGTTCCTGAAGTGAAGATGGGTGAAAACCGTAGTCTGACAGTTCTAAAGGTTCAGAGTTTGAGCAGATGGCAGGACATCAGTATGAGCAGGATGGAAAAACTGGAGAAACTGATAGAGAGTGAACTGGCCAGTGAGGCCAACTATATCTTCTGCCTGGACATAGATACCAAGTTCTATGGCCGTTGGGGTGTGGAGTCTTTGGGTCGTCTGGTAGGCGTGATACATCCTTGGCTCTATGATACTTCAAGGGATAAATTCACATATGAGCGCAGTCCAAAGTCTCAAGCATACATTCCAGCTGGGGAAGGTGATTATTATTACGCTGGTGCTGCATTTGGTGGTTCATTGGAGGATGTATATCATCTCACAAAAACCTGCAGGGAGAAGATGAGCATTGATGCTGCAAGCTCCATTGAGGCGGTATGGCAAGAGGAGTCTCACTTGAACAAGTATTTCCTTTTGAACAAACCTAGTAAACTGCTCTCTCCTGAATATATGTGGCGGGACATCAACGCAAGTGCCGCCCAAATAAAAATTGTTCGCTTCACTAATGTACCTAAAAACTATGCTGAAGTTCGTCCAAACCCGTAG